The genome window cgtctcgggcccgcgtccgctcaTGGGCccaggccttctccgcgtccttctttttcttcttctcctccgtggcaacccgccgcgctgctcggtccaccgcgtcctccgggacccgtggccgggaaggcttgtgccaccctacctcctggggacggatggaaatcccgaccgtaaggaccaagggcaacctgacgcaaggagaaggaaggagcggacatTCACCAGGGTCACGCACTTgtggtcgggacgcatcaagggctgagagaaggcactggcgtccggttttcccaacgcgacggccacccgcccgtggagaacgttgatgggaagaggatccgaggacatccgcgagccctccaagtcagcctccggcgtcatctcccaaagcgacaaccgccgctctgccaagggaagcaccctacggcggtgaatggcggcaatcactcccgcagcggtgagtcctcctttccgcaacacctccagggccttgagaaggggctcgaggttcttctgtctgtcgtgcggggtcccgtagagccaagcatcggcggcggcggtgaccactcgctgagaaaacggcgggagcatctcatcgtcattccggaggtagaaccatcggcgctgccaccctttattcgaggacgcaaggatggcggggatgtacagcgacgcccgcgactgcctcagctggaggatgcaaccgccggcccgcactgccgcgcggacccttctctcccccgtcggcgaagcaaaaagcttcgcggaaaagagatgagtccacaagtcccagtgggggcgatccccaagtatccttcgcacaccgctacgaagatggcggcttgcgagatggagttggggctgaggttgtgcaactccacctcatagttgtacaggatcgcccgcatgaagcggcttgccggcacaccgaacccccgctcgtggaaggagacgaagctcacgacataccccggcggcggggacggggcggctccgctcgcgggaggaatccactccggctgcctctcatcagagagagggcgaagtaaaccctcgacaacaagatcctccaggtcatccgttgtgaccgtggagaaaggccatggatcgcgcggcgagatgatggtcacccggtcggccatcaccgagcaaaaggggtggcggcggaaggaactgggtgggcggtttccttttctccggctaaacctctcaggttgcgaaaacctaaggagGAGGTGAGAAGCGaagcaaagaaccatcgccagaccctcccccgagtatataaagaccaaggcgagacccgttcaacgtttcgcccggacccgccgcgggattcaaaaacccaAAGCGAAAcggtcgttcctcgaacggcttgcgcacgcacaacggccacctcgcgaaccgcccgctccgtcgcattaactccgcggcgcgacaggcggcgcctctggcaggagaagcgagcgacgcttcgccttcgccataatgaccgcgtcaaaaaaggtacgccacgtcattcgatttcgtatccttttcctctttatctctcttacaacagggaccgggaaaggggggataccccgaaaaggatccttctccgtgaaggaaacaggctccgagcctccctactgatcagaggttcgaaggctggccctcggaggggtttaacagccgcctcagagcgcgtggctccacacccactactggtcagaggttcaaaggccggcccctcggaagggttcaacggccgcctcaggccactcgggctccgcgcccactactgatcaggggttcgaaggctggccctcgaagggttcacagccgcctcagacatagagcgagggatgaccctaggtacgttcgatacataaccgaggctcgggctatgctcccgaggtaccctaggacatttccaagaccagcgggaacgatcttgtaacggaatcccatcagagggaggcatcgagccctcggaccccgtcgacaggggaccaggtccggcaggtcacccgcaggtacttttgggcgcgcctctgggcctctagccgacccctaacaaatggggcacgaacgtccgctcggattacccgccagcagctcaccggagacaccatgttcggcgccctccgagggcaacatggcgctttcccccctcctccttgcggaaaggcgacgcaggggtgtatgtaaaaaagtcgagtttgtccctgaccgtcctctcgccctgtgcagaggctcgggggctgctctcgcaaacccggctccggccaaatcgttgacagcgtcaacataccagcctgagaacttgggacccgaccgtgcacccgggctacggccagctcgcatgagggaacgaccagaccagccaaagcattgcgcgaggcattaagacctcggaggagtcaaaccactcctccgaggcctcgggggctacacccggcgggtgcgctcgcgcgcacccactggaacaaaacgcaaccgagaaaggctggcccccttgcaaaaaagtgcgacaaaagcctccaagcgagtgttaacactcccttcgaggctcgggggctactttcggggaccataattaggggtacccttaagactcctaattctcagctggtaacccccatcagcacaaagctgcaaaggcctgatggatgcgactaagtcaggaatcggtccattcgagggactcgatcacgcctcgcccgagcccagcctcgggcaagggcagccgaccccggaggatctccgtctcgcccgaggcccccctccagcgacgaacatacttccggctcgcccgaggcccagtcttcgccaagaagcaaccctggccaaatcgccacaccaaccaaccaaatcgcaggggcatttaatgcaaaggtggcctgacacctttatcctgacgcacgtcctccagtcgacagagccgaagtgaccgcagtcacttcgccgctccactgactggcctgacagaaggacagtgccgcctgcgccgctctgactgctttgccactcgacagagtgaggctgacaggcagtcgggcccggcctcaggcaccataggaaactccacttcgcccgacccagggcttgaactcgggctcagccccggaagacggcgaactccgctccgcctgacccagggctcggactcgggctcagccccgaaaaagacggcgaactccgctccgcccgacctagggctcggacttgggctcagccccggaagacggcgaactccgatccgcccgaccccagggctcggactcgggctcagccccggaagacgacgaactccgatccgcccgaccccagggctcggactcgggctcagccccggaagacgacgaactccgatccgcccgaccccagggctcggactcgggctcaaccgcggaagacgacgaactccgcttcgcccgaccccagggctcggacttagccctggcctcagccgacggtctccgcctcgcccgacccgggggctcggactcgacctcggccacagaagacagactcgacctcgacctcggaggagcctccacatcgcccaacctagggcgcggaccgaccacgtcaacaggaggcgccatcattaccctaccccaagctgactcaggctacggggaacaagaccggcgtcccatctggctcgctccaccagacaagtaatgatggcgccccgcgcgttctatgacgacggcggctctcagcccccttacggaagcaagaggacgtcagcaaggactcgacagccccgacagctgtccttccgccaggctccagcgctcctccgacggccacgacaccacacgaaccgggcgccaaaacctctccggctgccacgatggcatgtacttagggcgctagctctcctccgctagacacgttagcactctgctacacccccattgtacacctggatcctctccttgcgcctataaaaggaaggaccagggccctcttagagagggttggccgcgcggggaagaggacgggacaggcgctcgcgtgacgccgctcgctccccctcccgcgtggacgcttgtaaccccctactgcaagcgcacccaacctgggcgcgggacaaacacgaaggccgcaggatttccacctctctccctctctcgctctggctgccttttccccccttcgcgctccgtctcgcgccgacccatctgggctggggcacgcgacgacatttcactcgtcggtccagggaccccccggtctcgaaacgccgacacatatgcttctgtttctcatgtttcatatgcttctgtttcctaagggagataatgcttcgaaggacgaaggtctttaaccattaacattttgtgttgccttgttcttaactcatagcatttgagaacaagtccccaacactgttTTAGTCAAAGGTTAGCTTCGTTTGTATGTAGAAACATTCGTGAAAACACATTTTTTCACGTCGAAGCTATATGTTAGTCAGATGATTgtttcttcatcaacaagtgagCCTTGACATGACTTTTATTGTGTTCTTAAGACAATCATGCAATACAGTtaattagaggaccttcggcaatGTAGGCCACAACACTATTAACTAAGGACATGTGCTCGACTTCATCTTTGTAAACTAATATCATCGACAAATTAAAAAAAACATTATTGGCTAAGGACATATGTGCGAACACAAGGTTGGTTTGTCTTTTttggttcgggttgatgatgagtgattgtcaacgggtGGCATCTCGGGTTGAGTTAATCGAGGCGTGAGTTATGTGTGTACAACCATGTCTGTCGgctttgtgagagcacctagagggggggtgaataggtgatcctgtaaaaacttaaaacttaagccacaaaacttggttaagtgttagcacaataatcaccaagtggctagagagaagtcttggcaaaacacaataaccacaagagaacaatcacacagatgacacagtggtttatcccgttgttcggccaagaccaacgcttgcctactccacgttgtggcgtcccaatggacgagggttgcaatcaacccctctcaagcggtccaaagactcacttgaataccacgatgttttgcttgctttactatatcccgtttgcgaggaatctccacactttggagcctctcgcccttacacttgaagttcacaaagaagcacagagtaagggagggatgagcaacgcacacaagactcaaaaatcagagcaacaacacgcacacaagtcgcaacaagagctcgcaacacaacccaatgagtttacaactcaactagagctctagatgctatcacaaagaaacaaatgcgtggaatcgaagtctcgatgcttaggattgctttgagtatgcttggtgtactcctccatgcgcctaggggtcccttttatagccccaaggcagctaggagccgttgagagcattctaggaaggctgatcttgccttctatcgactggcgcaccggacagtccggtgcacaccggacactgtccggtgcccgatttctttccttaactggcacagccgaccgttggcagccagagagccgttggcgcaccggacatgtccggtgcacaccggacagtccggtgcccccttctagccgttggctcggccacgtgtcccgcgcagatcgcgcggccgatcgttggctcggccgaccgttggctcaccggacagtcctgctcacaccggacagtccagtgaattatagccgtacgtcaccggtgaattcccgagagcggccagttcgcccacgccagtctggcgcaccggacactgtccggtgcaccaccggacagtccggtgctcccagactgagcagactttggctgaacaaagccatctcatttccaattcgatttttcctgtttccagcacttatacacaatacattagtctttaaaacaatgtactaagtctgagaaacatacatttatccctgatttgtactttgttcaccattttatacttaggcacttgtattggacactaaatcaccaaaatacttagaacccTTTCACTTTGTGGCGTGCAAGTGTGGAGCATAGGGATGATGGTCGACCACGAATGTGAAAGTCATGTGAGTTCGTGCCGATGGACCGGGAGTGGTGAAGAACGAGCGCTGTGACTTGACCGAGAGACCGGAGCCGTGGTGGCTGACACGTGGGACAAGCACTCACGCGAGGACGTGGCAGAGCGGACCATGTTGCCAGCTTGATCAATGATTGTCAAGAATAGTTCTAGAAAAAAAGCTTGAGCTCAACGAACCGGCTCGGGCTCGTAGCGGCTCGGAGTAGCTCGGTGTTTAGGGCATGTTTGGCTTGGCTCCGCTCTAATTCAGAGCAACTCAACTCTAAAACTCTAGGTGAAGTAGCTCTAGGGTTTAAGTTGTTGTCTCATAACCAGTGGTAGTGACAGAGTTTTTCTCTGGAGTCTCGTCGAACACGCCCTTAGAGCGACTCAATGCCACATGAGGAGTCTTGTGTTAGAGATTGACGTGGTCAACCGGATTATTTTTTTTATTCTCAGCGTTTTTTAGAAATTATTAAAAGAAGTTACAAAATAAAAAAATCATGATGGACAGGAATACTCCTCATTCATCACCGCCACAAGCAATCCCCACCGGTTCTCGCTGAGAAATTTGCTGTTTTGCCATTCTCAAATTTGGCTGCCTGTTATTATGCCATCCCGTGTCTATGACTGGTGAGACCGTCTGTAtctatgatttgtgggtccgaTGGCATACTAGCGAAGCCCATaaatgataatggcaaaattgccaATGGCTCGTTCTCGCCTCCGGGGCTCTCTTGCGCTCACACTCCCACCGCCGCATATCCGAGTAGAGCGCCACGAACTCCACGAGCTCTCCGCCCAGCGAGACTGTCCGATGCCCCCTCCTTCACCCGCCTCGCAAGTGCGCACTTGCGATGCTGGCGCCGCGTAGTCGCCCACGCGCGGGACGGTGAGTGAGATGGCGCGCTACTTCCGCAGCAGCAACCTCGCCTCTAGGATCTTCGACCGTCAGCTCATCTCCCCGCTCCCTGGCGCTACCGTACGTTTCCTTCTATCACCTCTCTTCTCTCCTTGGTTGTTCCTGTCGTTTCTGGTAGGGTTGTGTCACGTGCGGCGGATGCGTCGAGGAGACGGGGACGGCCGAAGTATggctggcttcatctcttggtgcgGGGCAACAGCGGTTCAGCCCCTGGAGAAGGGTAGCTAATTTGCTAATTGGATTTTGCATCAGTTTTGTGCGATTAGCATTTGTTGTGTTGTTGTGCCTTTGTGGCGTGCTAGGGTATGCTGCGTTGATATCTACACCGTAGGACAGCGAAGCTTAAGATGATAAGACATATATACCCACTAATTTAGTGAACTATTACCGTCATGCTTGGAAAGAACGATAAGTGCTGGACAATaactaaggggtgtttggtttgaagaaCAAATCCATTCTACAATTTTGGTGGATTGAACTCATTTCTCGTATTATTACTAATTATTAACCTATCCGGAATGAAATGGTGATCGAAGAACTAATTACATTCCGCAAACCAAATAAGAAaatgagtgagaagatgatggaccaCCTCATTCATCAAACCAAACAAACTGTAAAGGGATAAGTCTATATAACCCCCTGACCTTTAGAGGTTGGTCTACTTTACCGTCTCATTAAAACCGGTTGTTTAACCCCCCAACTTTATAAAACCAGACAAAAAAACCCCTAGATAGTTTTAATTGATGGTTTTGATGACGTGTCACTGATTTAAGTGACACAAGTTTTGTCTCTTTCAACTTTGTCTTCTGCTGGTATCCAACATTTATATAATTTTGCACAAAAATCGGTAATTAGATATAATATTCGCTCTATTTTTTCTGAAATTTTACACGTAACAGATTAATTACTAAAAATAAAAACTATATAAAAAGAGTTTAATATTTTTTGTCTTCTTATTTTTAAGGCAAAATTTTTTACTACATCTAAATAACATTATTACTAAACTATTATAATTTTTATTGATTTTATTTAGTTAAATGCTCTTTATTCTAATTACTAAATCAATTATATATTTGTTTTTTATAAAAACTTACCAAACAGTAGTAAAATGCACTTCAATTTTTACACAAACTTTCTACTAGCTAAACTAACATACACAAATATTTTTAGAATTTTCTAAGAACTTTAAATCAGGACTCATAATTTACATTAATATTTTATAGAACTTTATACAAGTCTAGATTTAAAGTTCTCAGTAAATTTAGAAAATATTTATATTTATTAGTTTAGCTAAAAGAAGGTCTGTGTCTAAATTGGAGATCATTTTATTATTGTTTGCTAGATGTTTCTAAAAAAACAAATATAAAGTTAATTTAGTTAGTAATTAGATGAAAGACAACATAACTTGATTAATAAAATCAACAAAATATATTGTAGTTTAGTAATAGTACTATTTAGCTCTAATAAAATTTTAAGGCTCAGAAGATAAAAAATTAACGAGACACAAAAAAATTAAGCTTCTTTTATGTAGTTTTTGGTTTTAGTAATTAATTTGTTACTCGTAAAATTTTAGAAAAAATTAGAACGAATATAATATCTAATTATCGTTTTTGTGTAAAATTGTATAATTTTTGGATACCAATAGAATACAAAATTGAAAAAGACAAAACTAGTGCCATTTAAATGAGTGTCTTGGCATCAAAAACACCAACTAAAACTGCTTAGGGGGTTATTTGTCTGGTTTTGTAAAGTTGAGAGGGTTAAACAACCGGTTTTGAAGATGAGAGACAGAGTGAAGTAGACCACCCTCTAAAAGTCAGGGGGGGTTTTATATAGACTTAATCCAATAACTAAACCAAACCTAGCCTTCCCAGTGCTGTTTCTAGGTCATGCTACAAATGAACATGGATTAGTTTGGATAATGTCACTTTAAACCTTGCTAATTCATAATTATTGAGATCAGGCACCTGGAGAACAATTATCATATAGTTTTTTCTCATCATGATACATGGTGGTATAAAATGTTGGAGCTCCCACATTGAGTACTTTTGCTACCTTTTTTCAATTCTAGTATATGAAAAACTGAGAACATACAATTCTACCTTTTTTGAATAAATATTGAAGAATCAACTGTTTAGTTTGAAACTTAAAATTTCTCAAAATAACCTTCTCCATTTTTCTTCTAAAATTTTGTGTTCTATATCTAATTCAGATGATGAGAAGTGAATGAACATGAATCTGGGATTGATGTAATGTATCTCATATGTTTTTTTTACTTCTGCACAATTCACACTTGTTTCTGTATAGTTGGGAAATGTTTTTAATATAAATGCTTACTTAATTACTTTCATGAATGTTTTAACTTTTAACAACATATAATTAGGCTTGGTAGCATGCTCTTTAATGTTGAACTCAAATTCTAACCGTTTCCCTGTAACTTAAGCAGATCTAAGTTGTGTTTTCTTGTTCTTTACATACCATTTACAGGTTAACACGATTAGACAGTTTTATGAAAATTTGGTCCCAAGCTATACTATATATGACATAGATTGCCCAGATTATTCGTTTCGCAAGTTCACTGATGATGGGAAATATCTTGTGGCTTTTAGCCGAAACCATCAAGATTTGATTGTATACCGTCCAATCTGGTTCACATATTCATGCAATGAAGAATGTGAAACTCATGAGCTTCCGCCAAAGGCAAAGAAGTTTGACAGCTTCTTTAAGCAGCTTTATTCAATTCCTCTTGCATCTAGCAATGAGTATATTTGCAAGGACTTTTTCCTGTACATGGAATGCCATCGATTTGGTTTATTTGCAACATCTACTGCACAAAGTAACGAATCAACTGCCACTGAGGGTGCAATACATGGGGTGCCATTGATTGAGAAAATAACTTTCCATCTTGTGAGGTACAAATCTTGTCTCTAGAGGAATGCATTTTTTTTGGGGTGGGGGTCTAAGTTACAATATCTTTTGTATCCGTTGTTTCCATTGTTTGGGTGGATTAGGACATCTATATTTGTGTTACCAGGCTAGAAGATGGTGTGATCCTGGATGAAAAGGCTTTCTGCAATGATTTTATCAATCTGGCACATAGTATTGGTGCTTACATGTATGAGGACCTGCTTTGTATTGTTTCTTTGCGATACCAAACAATACATATCCTACAGATACGAGATTCAGGCAACCTTGTTGAGGTACGCAACATTGGTGCATTCTGTCGGGAAGATGATGAGCTATTTCTTCACTCACATATTCAGGTATATGCAAATCTTAGTACTGTGACTTTGTTGGATTTTATGTACTTGAGATTAGGTTTACATTTTTTGGGTGTACACTATTGCACACATTAAACAGTCTGTACATATTCTTTGTGCCTGTTTGCTTACACCCAGCTTTTATAAGCTCCACTGGTCAACAAATACCCTAGCTTATAAGTTCGTTTATATTTTCTAGGCACCTAGCTTATATAATCCAATAAGCTGCCCTCATTAGTTTATTTCAATTCAAGCCTCCCGCACCTCCAATAAGTCAGCTTATATTTTGGTTGCCAAATAGCTTAGCTTATACAAACCAGCTTATAGCCATGAAATCAATCTTGTGCCACTTATATAATCTTGTAACTGTTAGCCATATTATACAATCTGGCCagggaaacaaacagggccttatTAATATGCCGATTGGGACACGTCTACATCATTTTGCATTGCTATCACACATTAAATATCCACCCTAATATATCATTTATCTGACAATGTCGTTTTATTACCGACCCACATTATAAAAACTTGGCTGTTAGGGGAAAGACCGCCCCCATGGTACTATATTAAGAAGAAGCTCAATCGAAGCCCCGACCGAGAAAGGTCACCAAAGCTGGCCCCCCGTGCAACATGAGGGTCTGCCCTCTATAGGTCAGATCCTTACTCGTGCTTTGAGCCCTCCTAGCCCCTACACGAGGATCCGCCCCCCATAGGTTAGACCATCTCGTGTGCACACAACCAGGGGAACTAGCGAGTGACAGTTTTTTAACCTCAGCCTCAGTCTGAGATTCGCTCCCACTGGGATTCGAACTCAGGAACTGAGGAGTGCTTCTTAGACCATCTAACCAACttggctagaggccctttcgcaccGACCCACATTATAAATATTGATTACATCAAGGAGGTCTATCCATTGCTACCTGCCCTAGTCTATGTATTAACCATGTAACTGGTGATTGTTCATGATGTATGTGGGTACTGGGTAGGTGTGTTATGTTTTTCCTCTGAAGCACCACAAGAACACTGAATTTCGATTCTTTATTTATATTTGGGATACTCGAAAAGGATGCTGtaacacacaacacccatttgtgTTAACTTTGAGGTTACTAGGTTAGAAGAAATAATCAAAGAATTGTAAGTGCCAGTCCAGATTTGATGGTCCGgatatgaaattaatatttttctCGAACCACGCAAGAGAGCTGCTGAGCTGCGTGCCATTTCATTAAGAAAGAAAAGGATGGGATTGCCCCCCTAGGGGGGTGACTTACAACTCACACTTGCAACTTAATTACATAAAAACAGACCCGAAATCGGCCCTAAGTTGCCCGACCTTTAGGGCGAGTTCTTGTAGAGTTGTAGCCCCCACCAAGCACCACATTTGACCTTCATCCAGGGGCGGACCCAGCCCAAAATGTGATTGGGGACCTAAATATGAGTGGGGCCCTAGATAGAGAGCTATTAACAAATGGGCCATTGTAACTATACTAAATGCACATTTTGAACATATGGACTCACTCCCTGGAAAACACAAGCATTTCTATGTTTCCAAAGTTCCCAAGCCACTAGGATCAATAGAGAATTGAAGCCTTCCCTTTCTTCTTTGGGTAATACTTGAGCTGCACGACTCCACCAAGAATTGAAGAGACTATTAGCACTAGCAGGGCTTACATTGGCAATGAGTTTGTGAAGCACAATATGCTAGACCTGCCTAGCAAACACGCAAGAAAGCAAGATGTGGCTGATAGTTTCAGAGTGCTGATCACAAAAAGGACAAGCAGCAAGATGTGTTAATCCCCTTTTAGCCAAGCGATCATAAGTCCAGCAGCGGTTATTGATGGCCAACCAAATtattggaaaccctaaccctagaataGGGTGGGGACATGTATTAATAGACATGGTGATGGGCCTAGCCCCTTACAGAGGGGCGAGAGGGTAAAATACACCCAAACACTAATACAGTTCTAACACAAATGAAGAACTTGCATTTAGTTGGTGCCCAAGTCTTCCAAATCCTCTTCGAAGGCAAGAATTTGATGGAGCCAATAAACATCGAGTTGCATGCTGACCTGCTGCTATACTGTCCATTAGAAGACAATTTCCAAGTAAATGGGATATCTGGCTGTAAAATGGTGTCCTCTACCAGTTGCCAAATTATTAGAATTCTGTTATAACCTGCACTGAGAGAGATCCTTGGATATCCTCAACCCATCTTCTGTTTAATAGCCCTGACTCACTGTACGCCGACTGGTTATTCTCTTGCGTACTGCAGAAAAATGGTTTGGGGGCTATGCTAGCCACACTGCTGCCCTGCAACCACTTATCAGTCCAAAATTTGGTTCTCTCCCCGTTCCCAATGGTTACTGTGACATCCATTTCAAATAAAGCTTGAGCTTGTTTGGGGATATGTATAGGAAGACCAGCCCAAGGTTTGGATGGATCCACCTTTAGGGACCACAACCAACAGATACGTAGAGCCCAATTCATTCTCTATAGGTCATGGATACCAAGGCCGCCATATAAGTAGCATTTTGACTTCTCTAAAAACGCTACTTTTTACTAAAAACGCTACAATTTGGTACAAAGGGAGTAACTAATTTCGAGTTTGAACTGAAAGAAGCCTGTATTTTTCGTTCTGTTTGCAAACCATCACTTATTGACATTATTCGCTCTTGAAGAATATAAACATGCCTGCATCTTTCATATGTGTATTTGTGCTCAAATCTTTGATTGCTACTGCTGTTGTTTATTTTCTACTGTTGATTGTGCAC of Zea mays cultivar B73 chromosome 8, Zm-B73-REFERENCE-NAM-5.0, whole genome shotgun sequence contains these proteins:
- the LOC100273813 gene encoding light-mediated development protein DET1 isoform X2, whose protein sequence is MARYFRSSNLASRIFDRQLISPLPGATVNTIRQFYENLVPSYTIYDIDCPDYSFRKFTDDGKYLVAFSRNHQDLIVYRPIWFTYSCNEECETHELPPKAKKFDSFFKQLYSIPLASSNEYICKDFFLYMECHRFGLFATSTAQSNESTATEGAIHGVPLIEKITFHLVRLEDGVILDEKAFCNDFINLAHSIGAYMYEDLLCIVSLRYQTIHILQIRDSGNLVEVRNIGAFCREDDELFLHSHIQRVQHLKKKFYFHFQDYVDLIIWKVQFLDRHHLFVKFGSVDGGVSRSTDQNLAFFAVYNMETTDIVSLHQNSSEDIYALFEQFYDHFHANPQASSHGKFISSHSNDIHALDQLRVIKNKASSSSQFVKKMMTSLPYTCQSQSPSPYFDLSLFRYDEKLISAIDRHRHCTEHPIKFMSVRQNVVKFKIKPGSDSGASDSRAKRISSFLFHPFFPLALSIQQTYMQPTVVNIHFRR
- the LOC100273813 gene encoding light-mediated development protein DET1 isoform X3; protein product: MARYFRSSNLASRIFDRQLISPLPGATVNTIRQFYENLVPSYTIYDIDCPDYSFRKFTDDGKYLVAFSRNHQDLIVYRPIWFTYSCNEECETHELPPKAKKFDSFFKQLYSIPLASSNEYICKDFFLYMECHRFGLFATSTAQSNESTATEGAIHGVPLIEKITFHLVRLEDGVILDEKAFCNDFINLAHSIGAYMYEDLLCIVSLRYQTIHILQIRDSGNLVEVRNIGAFCREDDELFLHSHIQTGYGGSFLPGIKQRLLSYIFCKTWNEVPDQTLRVQHLKKKFYFHFQDYVDLIIWKVQFLDRHHLFVKFGSVDGGVSRSTDQNLAFFAVYNMETTDIVSLHQNSSEDIYALFEQFYDHFHANPQASSHGKFISSHSNDIHALDQLRVIKNKASSSSQLISAIDRHRHCTEHPIKFMSVRQNVVKFKIKPGSDSGASDSRAKRISSFLFHPFFPLALSIQQTYMQPTVVNIHFRR